In Lutra lutra chromosome 13, mLutLut1.2, whole genome shotgun sequence, one genomic interval encodes:
- the LCN9 gene encoding LOW QUALITY PROTEIN: epididymal-specific lipocalin-9 (The sequence of the model RefSeq protein was modified relative to this genomic sequence to represent the inferred CDS: inserted 1 base in 1 codon), giving the protein MQRMGAEDRPCWGQKPQGRKGYKGGRPQAISPPGAVALLLLGLGLSLVSTQELNPRAIVRRNYDMARVSGLWYSVCMASDDMKRIEENGDLRVFIRKIQSLKDSGLRLCFQFMVHGECVQXAVVCEKTEKDGAYTVSYEGDNRVLLSETDCELCVTFHLRNIRNRTETNVLALYSLAPDSACRLGETGRPLGDPILRRHGAPFSVSTARVPRDLLCAPTSRASSEGPPPPLLCPQDRCRTRAPAS; this is encoded by the exons ATGCAGAGGATGGGTGCAGAGGACAGGCCGTGCTGGGGGCAGAAACCACAGGGCAGAAAGGGGTATAAAGGTGGCAGGCCACAGGCAATATCCCCACCGGGGGCAGTGGCACTACTgctgctgggcctggggctgagcCTTGTCTCCACACAGGAGCTCAACCCCCGAGCCATCGTGCGGAGGAACTATGACATGGCCA GGGTCTCAGGGCTCTGGTATTCGGTGTGCATGGCCTCGGACGACATGAAGCGGATTGAGGAAAACGGGGACCTGAGGGTCTTCATACGGAAAATTCAAAGCTTGAAAGACAGCGGACTGAGGCTCTGTTTCCAGTTCAT GGTGCACGGGGAGTGCGTGC GCGCCGTGGTCTGCGAGAAGACGGAGAAGGACGGGGCGTACACGGTCAGCT ATGAGGGTGACAACAGGGTACTCCTGTCAGAGACTGACTGTGAGCTGTGTGTCACCTTCCACCTCCGGAACatcaggaacaggacagagaCCAACGTGCTGGCACTCTACAGTCTCGCCCCCGACTCTGCCTGTCGGCTAGGAGAGACTGGCCGGCCCCTGGGGGACCCCATCCTCCGCAGACAC GGCGCCCCCTTCAGCGTCAGCACTGCCCGCGTCCCCCGAGACCTCCTCTGTGCACCCACGTCCCGAGCAAGCAGTGagggacccccacccccgctgctcTGTCCTCAGGACAGGTGCCGGACCCGAGCCCCAGCTTCATGA